The Actinocatenispora sera genome has a window encoding:
- a CDS encoding FhaA domain-containing protein: MSVLQRFEKRLENLVEGTFAKVFRGVVHPVEIASAMQREAEAHKAILAGGRTLVPNRYVIDLSPYDHSRLAPYAAALAQELAQTQAEFIGEQGWTVYGDVIVEIERGEGLDTGMFRVTAEVYTGGQQPEQPPQQQGYDQQQYQQAPPPPGPGPEAYQTSGPPAPPMGQGAPNARMVSNDGRQFALAIGSTIIGRGEQAQLRLADVGISRRHARLDFDGTRVVLTDLGSTNGTVVNGQRISAVALRPGDVIQFGTTSLTFHVDG; this comes from the coding sequence GTGAGCGTTCTGCAACGCTTCGAGAAGCGGTTGGAGAACTTGGTGGAGGGCACCTTCGCCAAGGTCTTCAGGGGGGTCGTCCACCCGGTGGAGATCGCCAGTGCCATGCAGCGTGAGGCCGAGGCGCACAAGGCGATTCTCGCCGGTGGGCGCACGTTGGTCCCCAACCGGTACGTGATCGATCTCTCGCCCTACGACCACAGTCGCCTGGCGCCGTATGCGGCGGCCCTGGCGCAGGAGTTGGCCCAGACCCAGGCCGAGTTCATCGGCGAACAGGGCTGGACGGTGTACGGCGACGTCATCGTCGAGATCGAGCGCGGCGAGGGGCTCGACACCGGCATGTTCCGGGTGACCGCCGAGGTCTACACCGGTGGCCAGCAGCCGGAGCAGCCGCCCCAGCAGCAGGGGTACGACCAGCAGCAGTACCAGCAGGCTCCGCCGCCGCCCGGTCCGGGCCCGGAGGCGTACCAGACGTCCGGCCCGCCGGCGCCGCCGATGGGCCAGGGCGCGCCGAACGCCCGGATGGTGTCGAACGACGGCCGCCAGTTCGCGCTGGCGATCGGCTCGACGATCATCGGCCGGGGCGAGCAGGCGCAGCTGCGGCTGGCCGACGTCGGGATCTCGCGCCGGCACGCCCGGCTCGACTTCGACGGCACCCGGGTGGTGTTGACGGACCTCGGTTCGACCAACGGCACGGTGGTGAACGGGCAGCGCATCTCGGCCGTGGCACTGCGGCCCGGTGACGTGATCCAGTTCGGTACGACGTCGCTGACGTTCCACGTGGACGGCTGA
- a CDS encoding FtsW/RodA/SpoVE family cell cycle protein: MTSSNLAYPAAAPSGAAAGGRARTGRNTELLLLLFGFVITVVLSAASEGALIDTIRLDSLVLPFLVLMLGLLAHVLVRIFAPYADPVLLPLAMLINGIGVVVIHRVDVPSETDDSFSKFASIGPFDGLGIQQVLWSGVAVVCFCIVLAVVRDHRTLSRYAYTLGLVGIVLVAIPALLPGRFSEVNNAKVWITIPGVASVQPGEFAKLALFVFFAYYLVRKREVLSLASKRVLGIEFPRPRDLGPVLVVWVLSVLILVVEKDLGSSLLYLGTFVVMLYIATERRSWLIIGAILFGFGAVVAYSLGTWLGPFRNFHDRVNFWLDPMSDPLGNTYQLSRSLISLGVGGLLGTGPGAGDPTSVPLPRSDFIVATIGEELGMFGLTALLLVYLLIVLRGVKAGTMARDPFGKLLAGGLAFSVALQVFVIVGGVTDLIPLTGLTTPFLSYGGSSLVANWILIAMLIRISNDARAPGQVTGGGRGNPPPQLHSVATEVIKL; this comes from the coding sequence GTGACCTCGTCCAACCTCGCCTATCCGGCCGCGGCACCATCGGGTGCCGCGGCGGGTGGACGCGCGCGTACCGGCCGGAACACCGAACTGCTGCTGTTGCTGTTCGGCTTCGTGATCACGGTGGTGCTGTCCGCGGCGAGCGAGGGCGCGCTGATCGACACGATCCGGCTGGACAGCCTGGTGCTGCCGTTCCTGGTGCTGATGCTGGGGCTGCTGGCACACGTGCTGGTCCGGATCTTCGCGCCGTACGCGGATCCCGTGCTGCTGCCCCTGGCGATGCTGATCAACGGCATCGGGGTGGTGGTGATCCACCGGGTCGACGTGCCGAGCGAGACCGACGACAGCTTCAGCAAGTTCGCCAGCATCGGGCCGTTCGACGGCCTCGGCATCCAGCAGGTGCTGTGGTCCGGGGTGGCCGTGGTCTGCTTCTGCATCGTGCTCGCCGTGGTGCGCGACCACCGCACGCTGTCCCGGTACGCGTACACGCTGGGGCTGGTGGGCATCGTGCTGGTGGCGATCCCGGCGCTGCTGCCCGGCAGGTTCAGCGAGGTCAACAACGCGAAGGTGTGGATCACGATCCCCGGGGTGGCGAGCGTGCAGCCCGGTGAGTTCGCGAAACTCGCGCTGTTCGTGTTCTTCGCCTACTACCTGGTGCGCAAGCGCGAGGTGCTGTCGCTGGCCAGCAAGCGGGTGCTCGGGATCGAGTTCCCGCGGCCCCGTGACCTGGGGCCGGTGCTGGTGGTGTGGGTGCTCAGCGTGCTGATCCTGGTGGTGGAGAAGGACCTCGGGTCCTCGCTGCTCTACCTGGGCACCTTCGTGGTGATGCTCTACATCGCCACCGAGCGGCGCAGCTGGCTGATCATCGGTGCCATCCTGTTCGGCTTCGGCGCGGTGGTGGCGTACTCGCTCGGCACCTGGCTCGGGCCGTTCCGCAACTTCCACGACCGGGTCAACTTCTGGCTCGACCCGATGTCCGACCCGCTGGGCAACACGTACCAGCTGTCCCGGTCGCTGATCAGCCTCGGGGTCGGTGGCCTGCTCGGCACCGGGCCGGGCGCCGGCGACCCGACCTCGGTACCGCTGCCGCGCAGTGACTTCATCGTCGCCACCATCGGCGAGGAGCTCGGCATGTTCGGGCTGACCGCGCTGCTGCTGGTCTACCTGCTGATCGTGTTGCGCGGGGTGAAGGCGGGCACGATGGCCCGCGACCCGTTCGGCAAGCTCCTCGCCGGCGGCCTGGCCTTCTCCGTGGCGTTGCAGGTGTTCGTCATCGTGGGTGGGGTGACCGATCTGATTCCGCTGACCGGTCTGACCACACCGTTCCTGTCCTATGGCGGTTCGTCGCTGGTGGCGAACTGGATCCTGATCGCGATGCTGATCCGGATCTCGAACGACGCGCGTGCGCCCGGGCAGGTGACCGGTGGCGGCCGCGGCAATCCACCGCCGCAGCTGCACAGCGTCGCGACGGAGGTGATCAAGCTGTGA
- a CDS encoding PP2C family protein-serine/threonine phosphatase: protein MTLTLRFAAHSDRGLIRDGNQDSVFAGPRLLAVADGMGGMAAGDVASNIVIGTLAPLDDDVPGSDLVDVLRNAVSEANQRLRATVAANPQMEGMGTTLTALLFSGTRFGLIHVGDSRCYLLRDGQYTQITKDDSYVQMLVDEGRITPEEATNHPQRSLITRALQGEDVEPEFSVREAHAGDRFLVCSDGLHGFVSDETISETIRSIPDTQECVDRLIQLALRAGGPDNVTVIIADVVEGVFPEQSPIVGGAAAQDRGNVTVADPNSPAARAALAQQPPRPATPPEPAEPTETEARRRHPVRNSLIVLAVLVVLAGGGFGVWRYTQAQYFVGATDDGYVAVFRGVPGKVVGLQLSTVDVKSDTKTSELTQLVRNRVAQGIDSPNRTSALNTLRELTDDSTTNPNMLPVCETPTPAPSATPSKHRSPTPTGSAASKSSKPSHSASKSPSPSPTPSPVPSGACRPGR, encoded by the coding sequence ATGACGCTTACCCTCCGCTTCGCCGCGCACTCCGACCGCGGCCTGATCCGGGACGGCAACCAGGACTCGGTGTTCGCCGGCCCGCGGCTGCTGGCGGTCGCCGACGGTATGGGCGGCATGGCCGCCGGTGACGTCGCCAGCAACATCGTGATCGGCACCCTGGCCCCGCTGGACGACGACGTACCGGGCTCCGACCTGGTCGACGTGCTGCGCAACGCGGTGTCCGAGGCGAACCAGCGGCTGCGCGCCACGGTGGCGGCCAACCCGCAGATGGAGGGCATGGGTACGACGCTGACCGCGTTGCTGTTCTCCGGCACCCGGTTCGGCCTCATCCACGTCGGCGACTCGCGCTGCTACCTGCTGCGCGACGGGCAGTACACGCAGATCACCAAGGACGATTCGTACGTGCAGATGCTGGTCGACGAGGGCCGCATCACGCCGGAGGAGGCGACGAACCACCCGCAGCGGTCGCTGATCACCCGCGCGCTGCAGGGCGAGGACGTCGAGCCGGAGTTCTCGGTACGGGAGGCGCACGCCGGCGACCGCTTCCTGGTCTGCAGCGACGGCCTGCACGGCTTCGTCAGCGACGAGACGATCAGCGAGACGATCCGGTCCATCCCGGACACCCAGGAGTGCGTGGACCGGTTGATCCAGCTGGCGCTGCGGGCCGGCGGCCCGGACAACGTCACGGTGATCATCGCCGACGTGGTGGAGGGCGTGTTCCCGGAGCAGTCGCCGATCGTCGGTGGCGCCGCCGCACAGGACCGCGGCAACGTCACGGTGGCCGACCCGAACAGCCCGGCGGCCCGGGCGGCGCTGGCGCAGCAGCCGCCGCGGCCGGCCACCCCGCCGGAGCCGGCCGAGCCGACCGAGACCGAGGCGCGGCGCCGGCACCCGGTGCGCAACAGCCTGATCGTGCTCGCGGTGCTGGTGGTGCTCGCGGGCGGCGGATTCGGCGTGTGGCGCTACACCCAGGCGCAGTACTTCGTGGGCGCCACCGACGACGGCTACGTGGCGGTGTTCCGCGGCGTGCCCGGCAAGGTCGTCGGCCTGCAGCTGTCCACTGTGGACGTCAAGAGCGACACGAAGACCAGCGAGCTGACCCAGCTGGTGCGCAACCGGGTCGCGCAGGGCATCGACAGCCCGAACCGCACCAGCGCGCTGAACACCCTGCGCGAGCTGACCGACGACAGCACCACCAACCCGAACATGCTGCCGGTCTGCGAGACCCCGACACCGGCGCCGAGTGCCACGCCGAGCAAGCACCGGTCGCCGACGCCGACCGGCTCGGCCGCGTCCAAGTCCTCGAAGCCGTCGCACTCGGCGAGCAAGTCGCCGTCGCCGTCGCCGACCCCGTCCCCGGTGCCGTCCGGCGCCTGCCGACCCGGCCGGTAG
- a CDS encoding FHA domain-containing protein FhaB/FipA: MPEIVLVVARFGFLALLWIFVFAVVGVVRRDLWSSSRGNRLVAAPPRGAQPASVPPPPARPRATPGRPRLLVVTEGPLAGTQITLGDHPITMGRAENSTLVLTDDYASTRHARLVARNGDWFVEDLGSTNGTYLDRAKVSGPTPVPLGVPIRIGRTALELRP, from the coding sequence ATGCCGGAGATCGTCCTGGTCGTTGCCCGGTTCGGGTTCCTGGCACTGTTGTGGATCTTCGTCTTCGCGGTCGTCGGGGTGGTGCGGCGGGACCTGTGGTCGTCCTCGCGCGGCAACCGGCTGGTGGCGGCTCCGCCGCGCGGGGCGCAGCCGGCGTCGGTGCCGCCGCCGCCGGCGCGGCCGCGCGCCACGCCGGGACGGCCCCGGTTGCTCGTGGTCACCGAGGGTCCGCTGGCCGGTACCCAGATCACCTTGGGAGATCACCCGATCACGATGGGCCGGGCGGAGAATTCCACCCTGGTGTTGACCGACGACTATGCGTCCACCCGGCATGCCCGGCTGGTGGCGCGCAACGGGGACTGGTTCGTCGAAGACCTTGGCTCGACCAACGGCACGTATCTGGATCGCGCTAAGGTCTCCGGACCAACTCCTGTCCCCCTCGGTGTGCCGATCAGGATCGGTCGCACCGCCCTTGAGCTACGGCCGTGA
- a CDS encoding SDR family oxidoreductase, translating into MELALTGKTAVVTGASRGIGLAVVEALASEGVRVLGAARTITPELEKYAAATVAVDLSTRAGATSVVDAALAELGGIDILVNNVGGGDADRMTLGGVLDIDDEQWRRMFDLNLFSAVWTTRAALPSLLDRRGAIVSISSINSRLPATSPVGYGEAKAALTAFSKRLSEEYAPRGIRANTVSPGVVGSSLWRGEHGFGAKLAAANGVAHQDFLAAIPQQFGMASPRITEPAEVAALVTFLASEAAGNIIGSDFVIDGGTIKTA; encoded by the coding sequence ATGGAACTCGCACTCACCGGGAAGACCGCCGTGGTCACCGGCGCCAGCCGCGGCATCGGCCTCGCCGTCGTCGAGGCGCTCGCCAGCGAGGGCGTCCGGGTACTGGGCGCCGCCCGTACGATCACGCCGGAGCTGGAGAAGTACGCGGCGGCGACCGTCGCCGTCGACCTGTCCACCCGCGCGGGCGCGACGTCCGTGGTGGACGCCGCGCTGGCCGAACTTGGCGGGATCGACATCCTGGTCAACAACGTCGGCGGCGGCGACGCCGACCGGATGACCCTCGGCGGCGTGCTCGACATCGACGACGAGCAGTGGCGTCGGATGTTCGACCTCAACCTGTTCAGCGCGGTGTGGACGACCCGCGCGGCGCTGCCGAGCCTGCTCGACCGGCGCGGCGCGATCGTCAGCATCTCGTCGATCAACTCCCGGCTGCCGGCCACCAGTCCGGTCGGCTACGGCGAGGCCAAGGCGGCACTCACCGCGTTCAGCAAGCGGCTGAGCGAGGAGTACGCGCCGCGCGGCATCCGGGCCAACACGGTGTCGCCGGGTGTCGTCGGCAGCTCGCTGTGGCGCGGCGAGCACGGGTTCGGCGCGAAGCTGGCCGCCGCCAACGGGGTCGCCCACCAGGACTTCCTGGCCGCGATTCCGCAGCAGTTCGGGATGGCCTCACCGCGGATCACCGAACCGGCGGAGGTGGCGGCGCTGGTCACGTTCCTCGCCTCCGAGGCGGCCGGCAACATCATCGGCTCCGATTTCGTGATCGACGGCGGCACGATCAAGACCGCCTGA